Sequence from the Rhinoraja longicauda isolate Sanriku21f chromosome 17, sRhiLon1.1, whole genome shotgun sequence genome:
ATAATGCCCTACATTTATTTGCTGATTCCACAGAAAAGTATTGCCATAGTTATTGCATGCATTTTTGATGAGAGATTATCTTAATTTTCGAGACCATCTCTGGAATTAAAaactctttaaaaaatatttaaatcacAGACTTGTAATGGAATATGTTTATCAGATTTGACTCCAATGGATTAAGAAGCATAAAATACAATTCtctgtgggtctgaagaagggtcccgacccgaaacctgttctccacagatgctgcttaacctgctgagttactccagcacggtgtcttttttggtaaaccagcatctatggtTCCTTATATCTTTGTGATTCTTTGTTTAACAGGTGGTGAGCCTTATTCTATCCGATATCATTGGTGACAATTTGGAGTTCATAGCCAGTGGCCCAACCATATCTAACAAGCAAAGTAAGGAAGATAGTTGTAAGATTTTGTCAAAATATAACTTGTTATCATCCATGCCAGGAAATGTGAAAGAAGTTCTTTCTCAGCCTAGCACAAGAATGTACCAAGAGGAAACCCAAGATTATGCTCATGTTTTTAATTTTATTGTGGGGTCAAATACAATTGCCTTGGAGGCAGCTAAATGTAAATCTGAGAGCTCAGGTTACAATACCTCTATTCTGTCGACTGGAGTGAGTGGAGATGTCACAATTGTTGCTAGACTGTTCAGTCTTTTGATCAGATAcgcgtgttcagttctggtagtGCACGATTCAAAATGTGCACAGGCACTGAAAGATGAGATGCTGCAGATCATTGGAAGCCTGGAGCTCCCTGATTTTCGATTGGACAGCTGCTTGGAGCTCTTGGAGAACACGCTGAGCTCTGGAAAACCACTATGTCTTTTGGCAGGAGGTGAAACTACAGTTCAACTTCAGGGCAGAGGGAAAGGGGGTCGAAATCAGGAGATGGCCTTGCGTGTGGCTTTGGAACTGCACCAAGCAAAGTCAAAGACTCTACACGATCCCTTTGCAAAACATGAAATTGTTTTTCTCAGTGGAGGGActgatggacaagatgggcctacTGAAGCAGCTGGAGGATTCGCTTACACTGAAATGGTTGAAAATGCTTTCCGTGAAGGGCTTAATGTCGAGGATTTCTTAAATAACAATGATTCCTTTACTTTCTTCAGCAAGTTCAACAAAGGTGCAGATCTAATCATGACAGGCCTGACAAGTACCAATGTCATGGATATACAGGCAATTATTATCCAACCAAAGGAAACTTGAGTATCAGATCAATGCTAAACTgaggaaacaaagaaaataaaaaataatatgaaGTGTTTCTCTTATAACTTTTTCACATTAATTACATGGACAAAGAAATAATTTCCCTTCTAGAACTTATTGTTCTTACATGATTTCCTTACATGGCATAGAATAAAGATAATCAAATTTCACAATATAATTCTATTCCAATCCTGATCATATTGGCAAAGGAGCAGGGATTTGTGTAAAGTTTTGACTTGTTGAACTTTGACCACGAGTTAATGTAAACCAGACCTGGATTAACAGAAGATATGAGGCTCTTTGCGTTCTATTATGTATAATCGTCAGAAATAAATTAAATAGAATCCTTGAGATTGGTGGCAGAATGAAGGTTGAGGGTCCAGatacataggaaaataactgcagatgttggtacaaatcgaaggtatcataaaatgctggagtaactcagcaggtcaggcagcatccaggagcgagggaaagggtgacgttttggg
This genomic interval carries:
- the glyctk gene encoding glycerate kinase, whose protein sequence is MVCSFRRYLWLRSNHQLISKNWQPKRLKMSASVITRELSLKQKCLEIFQTAINSVLPQNIIKNNICMEGNRLLIQNQSFPVHNNVYLAGFGKAVMGMAAAVEQILGDHLVQGVISVPLGIQKVLRLAGKEEMLLRPQTKIQAQEGAQHNLPDENALKAAKRIHHLAEGLTENDLLLVLISGGGSALLPAPIPPVTLEEKHYLTKQLASKGATIQELNTVRKSLSLLKGGGLARTAYPAQVVSLILSDIIGDNLEFIASGPTISNKQSKEDSCKILSKYNLLSSMPGNVKEVLSQPSTRMYQEETQDYAHVFNFIVGSNTIALEAAKCKSESSGYNTSILSTGVSGDVTIVARLFSLLIRYACSVLVVHDSKCAQALKDEMLQIIGSLELPDFRLDSCLELLENTLSSGKPLCLLAGGETTVQLQGRGKGGRNQEMALRVALELHQAKSKTLHDPFAKHEIVFLSGGTDGQDGPTEAAGGFAYTEMVENAFREGLNVEDFLNNNDSFTFFSKFNKGADLIMTGLTSTNVMDIQAIIIQPKET